From a region of the Solanum stenotomum isolate F172 chromosome 2, ASM1918654v1, whole genome shotgun sequence genome:
- the LOC125854930 gene encoding uncharacterized protein LOC125854930 encodes MNPPEFYGSKLNEDPQEFIDEVLKILAIMGVKSEDKAELAAYQLKGVAQIWYNQWKEEKGVNYVVHWEEFKTAFLNRFFPLELREAKLVEFMNLKQGSMSVREYALKFNQLSRYAPHLVADSRSRMNKFVMGVSDLVSEECRSAMLISDMDLSRLMVYAEQMEEEKLRKRRGHEAKRARFEGKFQSRTGGRFHQGQGSSHALHKGFANDVPRAQGVRGMGPIDVCPKCGKGHGGPCLRNTGACYSCGEMGHKAMDCPRNRNKGKEVRPQGANAVPLGRGGRQDGAPRHNRFYALHGRQGVDEVPDVVTGTGAPLDPRPPRG; translated from the exons atgaatcccccggaattctatgggtctaagttaaatgaagaccctcaagagttcattgatgaagtcctcaagatattagctatcatgggcGTGAAGTCAGAagataaggcggagttggcggcctaccaactaaaaggggtggcccaaatatggtacaaccaatggaaggaagagaagggggtAAACTATGTGGTGCattgggaagagttcaaaacggctttccttaatcgattctttcctcttgagcttagggaagccaaattggtggagttcatgaatttaaaacaagggtctatgagtgtgagggagtatgccctcaagtttaaccaactttcaaggtatgctccacacttggttgccgactcacggtctagaatgaacaaattcgtgatgggtgtgtccgacctagtgagtgaagaatgccggtccgcaatgttgattagtgacatggacttgtcccgcttgatggtctatgccgaacaaatggaggaggagaagttgaggaagaggaggggtcatgaggccaagagggcccgttttgagggcaagttccaaagtagaacgggaggccggtttcatcaaggtcaagggtcttctcatgcgctccataaggggtttgccaatgatgttccaagggcccaaggtgttaggggtatgggtcctattgatgtatgtccgaagtgtggtaagggccatggtggcccgtgcttgagaaataccggtgcttgctatagttgtggggaaatggggcacaaggcaatggattgtcctcgaaatcgcaacaagggtaaggaggtccgtccacaaggtgccaatgcggttcctttggggagagggggccgacaagatggtgccccaaggcacaatcgattttatgctttgcatgggaggcaaggggtcgatgaagtccccgacgtcgttaccg ggaccggagcaccgcttgaccctcgtcctccgcgtggctaa